One Nitrospirota bacterium DNA window includes the following coding sequences:
- a CDS encoding ribonuclease H-like domain-containing protein — MLTSSFVLLKGIGHHSERRLWQEGIMDWGAFLRSSTLPGISSAKKEWYDRELTTAQTHLDAGDAPFFGTCLKSREHWRLFNTFRPRTLYLDIETTGLSAREGHVTVVGLYRNGLMTSLVRGETLTEDRLHAELEQTDLFITFFGSGFDIPYLQAKFPRLDFKKPHFDLCFAARRLGMQGGLKHIEQEVHIARETDVVGLDGWEAVRLWHQWTSGSAAARDLLLRYNAADTINLEPLAAILYDQMAAKFGPASLGFPPNRIHEPAEVAP; from the coding sequence CATTATGGACTGGGGGGCGTTCCTACGATCGTCAACCCTGCCCGGTATCTCCTCGGCCAAAAAAGAATGGTACGACCGAGAACTCACCACGGCGCAAACACATCTGGATGCGGGTGATGCGCCCTTCTTCGGCACCTGTCTGAAGAGCCGGGAGCATTGGCGCCTCTTCAACACGTTTCGCCCTCGCACGCTCTATCTCGACATCGAAACGACAGGGTTGTCAGCCCGTGAAGGGCATGTGACGGTCGTCGGCCTCTATCGTAACGGACTGATGACCAGCCTGGTCCGTGGAGAAACGCTCACAGAAGACCGCTTGCATGCAGAGCTAGAACAGACCGATCTCTTCATCACCTTCTTCGGCAGCGGGTTCGACATTCCCTATTTGCAGGCCAAGTTCCCCCGGTTGGATTTCAAAAAACCGCACTTCGATCTCTGTTTTGCCGCGCGCCGTCTCGGCATGCAGGGCGGGCTGAAACACATCGAACAGGAAGTGCACATTGCGCGCGAGACTGATGTGGTGGGACTCGACGGATGGGAAGCGGTTCGCCTCTGGCACCAATGGACATCGGGAAGCGCAGCTGCGCGCGATCTGTTGCTGCGATACAATGCGGCCGATACCATCAACCTGGAACCGCTCGCAGCCATCCTCTACGACCAGATGGCCGCAAAGTTCGGCCCGGCTTCATTGGGATTCCCGCCGAACCGTATCCACGAGCCTGCCGAGGTCGCTCCGTGA
- a CDS encoding protein phosphatase 2C domain-containing protein, whose translation MTEPQPWIGIGRTETGHVRTSNQDALALLNDCGVWIVADGMSSHPAGDLAADTAVAVATQRAREQTVWIAEHPHAAPEFLSDLATSANRQIHELIRTKPSLQGMGTTFVALAITPISMPIAHIAHVGDSRAYLYRTGQLTQLTRDHTLVETLVQRGLIDAAQALVHPERHVLTKGLGMGLDMQPELTSIPITPPDLLLLCSDGLTKMLEDAAIASILSHANGDPQRACDDLIEQALSRGGIDNMTVIVVACMPPPRREQNH comes from the coding sequence GTGACAGAACCCCAGCCATGGATCGGGATCGGTCGAACTGAGACGGGACATGTTCGCACCTCGAATCAGGATGCGCTGGCCCTCCTGAATGATTGCGGCGTCTGGATCGTGGCCGATGGAATGAGTAGTCATCCGGCTGGAGATCTCGCAGCCGACACTGCCGTGGCCGTGGCTACCCAGCGGGCACGCGAACAAACGGTCTGGATCGCAGAGCACCCGCACGCAGCCCCCGAGTTTCTGTCAGACCTCGCGACGAGCGCCAATCGGCAAATCCATGAACTCATACGGACGAAGCCCTCCTTACAAGGAATGGGCACGACGTTCGTCGCCTTGGCCATCACACCGATATCGATGCCGATCGCCCACATTGCTCATGTGGGAGATAGCCGCGCCTATCTCTACCGGACGGGACAACTCACGCAGTTGACGCGCGATCACACCCTCGTCGAGACACTGGTGCAACGCGGCCTGATCGATGCAGCCCAGGCGCTCGTCCATCCTGAGCGGCATGTCCTGACCAAAGGCTTGGGGATGGGCCTCGACATGCAACCGGAGCTCACTTCGATACCCATAACTCCGCCCGATCTACTCCTGCTCTGCAGCGACGGACTCACCAAAATGTTGGAAGACGCCGCCATCGCCTCGATTCTTTCTCACGCCAACGGCGATCCCCAGCGAGCCTGTGACGACCTGATCGAGCAGGCCCTGAGCCGAGGGGGGATAGATAATATGACCGTCATCGTCGTAGCCTGCATGCCGCCTCCGCGACGGGAACAGAACCATTGA